A region from the Drosophila ananassae strain 14024-0371.13 chromosome 2L, ASM1763931v2, whole genome shotgun sequence genome encodes:
- the LOC6505809 gene encoding uncharacterized protein LOC6505809 isoform X3 — protein MKRSFPRIQKFRTRRAYCTLMEIIGPQGQHLSGSEISQWIKQVADSEKAEHFDESDLISITEKLQTKVKEFADLLKGPIPVSQNNPTDKHLKANLSLLLATAEQNRGNNIKCNGVLMTCDCKDCTPKEQRKQLVTQV, from the exons ATGAAAAGGAGCTTTCCAAG AATTCAAAAG TTCAGGACGAGAAGAGCTTACTGTACATTAATGGAAATCATCGGGCCGCAGGGGCAACATCTATCTGGCAGCGAAATTTCGCAGTGGATCAAACAAGTTGCAGATTCTGAAAAAGCAGAACATTTTGACGAAAGCGATTTAATCTCTATCACCGAAAAACTTCAGACAAAAGTTAAAGAAT ttGCGGATTTGCTCAAGGGTCCAATACCAGTTTCCCAAAACAATCCTACTGACAAACACTTGAAAGCCAATTTATCCCTTTTATTGGCCACCGCCGAACAAAATCGGGGTAATAACATCAAATGCAACGGAGTTCTAATGACCTGCGACTGCAAAGATTGCACTCCTAAGG
- the LOC6505809 gene encoding uncharacterized protein LOC6505809 isoform X1, which yields MLVCIWIFVSARVSQQSVMYGVFCKLIHEKELSKFRTRRAYCTLMEIIGPQGQHLSGSEISQWIKQVADSEKAEHFDESDLISITEKLQTKVKEFADLLKGPIPVSQNNPTDKHLKANLSLLLATAEQNRGNNIKCNGVLMTCDCKDCTPKEQRKQLVTQV from the exons ATGCTGGTATGCATCTGGATTTTTGTTTCTGCTCGCGTAAGTCAGCAATCTGTTATGTACGGGGTGTTCTGTAAACTTATCCATGAAAAGGAGCTTTCCAAG TTCAGGACGAGAAGAGCTTACTGTACATTAATGGAAATCATCGGGCCGCAGGGGCAACATCTATCTGGCAGCGAAATTTCGCAGTGGATCAAACAAGTTGCAGATTCTGAAAAAGCAGAACATTTTGACGAAAGCGATTTAATCTCTATCACCGAAAAACTTCAGACAAAAGTTAAAGAAT ttGCGGATTTGCTCAAGGGTCCAATACCAGTTTCCCAAAACAATCCTACTGACAAACACTTGAAAGCCAATTTATCCCTTTTATTGGCCACCGCCGAACAAAATCGGGGTAATAACATCAAATGCAACGGAGTTCTAATGACCTGCGACTGCAAAGATTGCACTCCTAAGG
- the LOC6505809 gene encoding transmembrane emp24 domain-containing protein eca-like isoform X2: protein MHQILSKLALLMSILHVEGLFFHIRGMERKCFKTETPEDTNLIVNYKVEEYDPPSNNCTRLPKNYELHIEVTDNDDKIFLSRDYPAESRITFTVFREGDTSICLSSKNPNKFKWLRVHLDIQAKTSNENTLKERKMDTMLLRVRQLLDQAEQIKKEQNYLRYREFNFQ from the exons ATGCATCAGATACTAAGTAAGTTGGCTCTACTGATGAGCATCCTACACGTTGAAGGACTTTTCTTTCACATAAGGGGGATGGAGCGAAAATGCTTTAAAACGGAGACACCGGAAGATACAAATCTAATAG tTAACTATAAGGTGGAGGAGTATGATCCCCCATCCAATAATTGTACGCGGCTTCCGAAAAATTATGAACTGCATATAGAAGTAACAGATAACGAcgacaaaatttttttaagccGCGATTATCCGGCAGAGAGTCGAATCACCTTCACGGTATTTCGAGAAGGCGATACTTCTATCTGTCTAAGTTCCAAGAATCCCAACAAGTTCAAATGGCTTCGTGTTCACTTGGACATCCAGGCAAAGACGAGCAACGAGAATACATTGAAAGAACGTAAGATGGACACCATGCTGTTGCGTGTAAGGCAGCTTTTGGACCAGGCCGAGCAGATCAAAAAGGAGCAAAACTATCTGCGCTATCGggaattcaattttcaataa
- the LOC6505808 gene encoding SET and MYND domain-containing protein 5 — translation MNHFEIREIPGKGRAMIATKNFAANEVIFEEEPFVSSQFSWNTAYGYAACDHCMRPLETLLENVRRLASDPKVEVPLLQHDPTAAWVAQFTQCPRCKVRYCSEDCLMEAQKRYHRVACMGAFRLDDSHPINVLNETWKKMHYPPETGTIMLIVRLMAMYQQSSKKSEFLEQLQSFQALIVNREQKIYHKMLGENFENQMEQLYRAFCHAFAGEEFASFTTPDAFKTLMGIMGTNSQGIATSVLAQWVTKVSDLPLPDADKAQLDTVIDEIYAKVGEFAGEFLNNEGSGLYLLQSKINHSCVPNSCSTFPYSNDIVVLKALTPIQEGDEICISYLDECQLERSRHSRHKVLRENYIFVCQCPKCRAQASDPDETSDEEDDDEMDDYDEDDDMN, via the exons ATGAATCATTTTGAGATCCGGGAAATACCCGGCAAG GGACGTGCCATGATAGCCACGAAAAACTTTGCGGCGAATGAAGTCATCTTCGAAGAGGAACCCTTTGTTTCCAGCCAGTTTTCTTGGAACACAGCCTACGGTTATGCGGCCTGCGATCATTGCATGCGCCCTCTGGAAACGCTTCTGGAGAACGTCCGCCGCTTGGCGAGCGATCCGAAAGTGGAGGTACCACTACTGCAGCACGACCCCACGGCTGCTTGGGTGGCGCAGTTTACTCAGTGCCCACGCTGCAAAGTACGCTACTGTTCCGAAGACTGCCTAATGGAAGCTCAAAAGCGCTACCATCGAGTGGCATGTATGGGCGCCTTTCGCTTAGACGACTCACATCCTATCAACGTCCTTAACGAGACCTGGAAGAAAATGCATTATCCTCCTGAAACCGGGACAATCATGTTAATTGTCCGATTGATGGCCATGTACCAGCAGAGTTCGAAGAAATCTGAATTCCTCGAGCAACTGCAATCATTCCAGGCTTTGATTGTTAACCGAGAGCAGAAGATCTACCACAAAATGCTGGGCGAAAACTTTGAAAATCAGATGGAGCAGCTGTACCGAGCGTTTTGTCATGCCTTTGCGGGAGAGGAGTTTGCCTCG TTCACCACACCCGACGCTTTTAAAACTCTTATGGGTATCATGGGCACCAACAGCCAGGGCATCGCCACAAGCGTACTGGCCCAGTGGGTGACCAAGGTCTCCGACCTTCCTCTGCCGGACGCAGACAAAGCTCAATTGGACACTGTGATCGATGAAATCTACGCCAAAGTAGGTGAAT TTGCTGGCGAATTCTTGAACAACGAGGGCTCTGGTCTTTACCTCTTACAGAGCAAAATTAACCACAGTTGCGTGCCGAACTCCTGCTCCACGTTCCCTTATTCCAACGATATAGTGGTTTTGAAAGCCTTGACACCCATTCAAGAGGGCGACGAGATCTGCATCAGCTACCTAGACGAGTGCCAGTTAGAGCGTAGCCGGCACTCTCGACACAAAGTGCTTCGCGAAAACTATATCTTCGTCTGTCAGTGCCCCAAATGCCGAGCCCAGGCCTCTGATCCAGATGAGACCAGCGACGAAGAGGACGATGATGAGATGGACGATTATGATGAGGACGACGATATGAACTAG
- the LOC6505807 gene encoding uncharacterized protein LOC6505807 isoform X6, whose translation MYRRRYSAFEPSTPRVGVLPSPLAHPPASARASGEKTAPKLGVRFDPNLPDNDSNNNLPSENANSKSGRKARSLSNSPLYERKKRYGHLPALMSVNGPTASANYQLLNSANLRDLVDGQRQSQHVSRRDDSSIQATSNGTITNPSTSSSSSSSKNKAKDGKKLKATLTAAMSSSLLRRKAHSNHSQQQQQLQQQQLLLQKQQQQQQQYQQPQQSRSSSHTIQNAPKARHSLGHSPTAAAASAAAAAAVQQTLVYERRRVSSAHSSPRTHSPVHQCLLMRRRSDYSVEQIEQWKRQQQLLPRSGRKISLPVADPFLEKVNLSDLEEDDSQIFVKFFRFHKCYDLIPTSAKLVVFDTQLLVKKAFYALVYNGVRAAPLWDSEKQQFVGMLTITDFIKILQMYYKSPNSSMEQLEEHKLDTWRSVLHNQVMPLVSIGPDASLYDAIKILIHSRIHRLPVIDPATGNVLYILTHKRILRFLFLYINELPKPAYMQKSLRELKIGTYNNIETADETTSIITALKKFVERRVSALPLVDSEGRLVDIYAKFDVINLAAEKTYNDLDVSLRKANEHRNEWFEGVQKCNLDESLYTIMERIVRAEVHRLVVVDEQRKVIGIISLSDILLYLVLRPSGEGVGGSESSLRASDPVLLRKVAEVEVEIPSAASSTSTPPPRSPSAGSGNRSLIEDIPEEEPVPTSTEPRSEDADSDNNKSASEDKANNNQHELTTAATATANGDSSNNSPVEVSFADEAHEEEGEAADQVERSHCDDDDDGVLAGVERKQAAAAAAAARTSDEDEDGLSSAVSAASALGQSLATPAAREMALVSE comes from the exons ATGTACCGACGTCGCTATTCCGCCTTCGAGCCGAGCACTCCCCGCGTGGGCGTGCTACCCTCCCCCCTCGCCCATCCGCCTGCATCCGCACGAGCATCGGGCGAGAAAACAGCCCCCAAATTGGGAGTGCGCTTTGACCCAAATCTGCCCGATAatgacagcaacaacaatctGCCGAGCGAGAATGCAAATTCGAAAAGCGGCCGCAAGGCGCGCTCTCTGAGCAACTCGCCGCTGTACGAGCGCAAGAAGCGGTACGGTCACCTGCCGGCGCTGATGTCGGTTAACGGGCCGACGGCCAGCGCCAACTACCAGCTCTTGAACAGCGCCAATCTTCGCGATCTCGTCGACGGCCAACGCCAGTCCCAGCACGTAAGCAGGCGCGATGACAGCAGCATCCAAGCCACCAGCAATGGCACTATAACCAAccccagcaccagcagcagcagcagcagcagcaaaaacaAAGCGAAAGATGGCAAAAAGCTGAAGGCGACTTTAACGGCAGCCATGTCGTCATCGCTGCTGCGACGGAAAGCGCACAGCAACCAcagtcagcagcagcagcaactgcaacaacagcaacttttgctgcaaaagcaacagcagcagcaacagcaatacCAGCAGCCTCAGCAGtcgaggagcagcagccacacaATACAAAATGCTCCAAAGGCCCGCCACTCGCTGGGTCATTCACCCACAGCAGCGGCTGCCTCTGCCGCAGCTGCGGCTGCAGTGCAGCAGACTCTCGTCTACGAGAGGCGGCGGGTGAGCAGCGCCCACTCCTCGCCCCGCACCCACTCGCCGGTGCACCAGTGCCTGCTGATGCGACGCCGCAGCGACTACAGCGTCGAGCAGATCGAGCAGTGGAAgcgccagcagcagctgctgccCCGCTCCGGCCGCAAGATCAGC TTGCCTGTCGCCGATCCGTTCCTAGAGAAAGTAAACCTTTCGGACTTGG AGGAGGACGACTCACAGATCTTTGTAAAGTTCTTTCGTTTTCACAAGTGCTATGATCTGATACCCACCTCCGCCAAGCTGGTCGTCTTCGACACCCAACTGCTTGTGAAGAAGGCCTTCTACGCCTTGGTCTACAATGGGGTGCGAGCGGCGCCGCTATGGGATTCAGAAAAGCAACAGTTCGTGGGCATGCTGACCATCACGGACTTCATCAAGATCCTGCAGATGTACTACAAATCGCCCAATTCGTCCATGGAGCAGCTGGAAGAGCACAAACTGGACACGTGGCGAA GTGTGCTGCACAACCAGGTGATGCCTTTGGTCAGCATCGGCCCGGATGCCTCCCTCTACGATGCCATCAAAATTCTCATCCACAGCCGCATCCATCGCCTGCCCGTCATTGATCCGGCGACCGGCAACGTCTTGTACATCCTGACCCACAAACGGATACTGAGGTTCCTCTTTCTATAC ATTAATGAATTACCAAAGCCCGCTTACATGCAAAAGAGTTTGCGAGAACTGAAGATCGGCACCTACAATAACATTGAGACAGCCGATGAGACGACGAGCATAATCACGGCACTGAAGAAGTTCGTGGAGCGACGCGTCTCGGCGCTGCCTCTGGTGGATTCCGAAGGTCGGCTCGTCGACATCTATGCTAAGTTTGATGTGATT AATCTCGCCGCCGAGAAAACCTACAACGATCTCGATGTGTCGCTGCGCAAGGCTAACGAGCATCGCAACGAGTGGTTCGAGGGGGTGCAAAAGTGCAATCTGGACGAATCGCTCTACACGATTATGGAACGGATCGTCCGCGCCGAAGTGCATCGCCTGGTGGTGGTCGACGAGCAACGCAAGGTGATTGGCATCATCTCCCTGTCGGACATCCTGCTCTACCTGGTTCTGCGGCCCAGCGGTGAGGGAGTCGGTGGCTCTGAGAGCTCTCTGCGCGCCTCTGATCCCGTCCTGCTGCGCAAGGTCGCCGAAGTGGAAGTAGAGATTCCGTCGGCCGCATCTTCGACGTCAACACCCCCGCCTCGCAGTCCGTCAGCCGGATCCGGCAACCGCAGTCTAATCGAGGACATACCCGAGGAGGAGCCAGTACCAACGTCGACGGAGCCAAGGAGCGAGGATGCCGACAGTGATAACAACAAGTCCGCCAGTGAGGATAAGGCCAATAACAATCAACATGAGCTGACGACGGCGGCGACAGCGACGGCCAATGGTGATAGCAGTAACAACAGCCCCGTGGAAGTGTCCTTCGCCGATGAGGCGCATGAAGAGGAGGGAGAAGCTGCAGACCAGGTCGAGCGCAGCCATTgtgatgatgacgatgatggTGTCCTAGCGGGGGTGGAGCGTAAACAAGCAGCCGCGGCAGCAGCCGCTGCGCGCACAtcggacgaggacgaggatggGCTAAGCAGCGCCGTATCCGCCGCATCCGCTTTGGGTCAGTCACTAGCGACGCCCGCGGCGCGAGAAATGGCGCTGGTTAGtgaataa
- the LOC6505807 gene encoding 5'-AMP-activated protein kinase subunit gamma-1 isoform X8, translating into MLQLHFYSNHAGRLVLGGGNGRPSDFLCYPLESIKEFEQISEAWKRLLAELLKKEEDDSQIFVKFFRFHKCYDLIPTSAKLVVFDTQLLVKKAFYALVYNGVRAAPLWDSEKQQFVGMLTITDFIKILQMYYKSPNSSMEQLEEHKLDTWRSVLHNQVMPLVSIGPDASLYDAIKILIHSRIHRLPVIDPATGNVLYILTHKRILRFLFLYINELPKPAYMQKSLRELKIGTYNNIETADETTSIITALKKFVERRVSALPLVDSEGRLVDIYAKFDVINLAAEKTYNDLDVSLRKANEHRNEWFEGVQKCNLDESLYTIMERIVRAEVHRLVVVDEQRKVIGIISLSDILLYLVLRPSGEGVGGSESSLRASDPVLLRKVAEVEVEIPSAASSTSTPPPRSPSAGSGNRSLIEDIPEEEPVPTSTEPRSEDADSDNNKSASEDKANNNQHELTTAATATANGDSSNNSPVEVSFADEAHEEEGEAADQVERSHCDDDDDGVLAGVERKQAAAAAAAARTSDEDEDGLSSAVSAASALGQSLATPAAREMALVSE; encoded by the exons ATGTTACAGTTGCACTTCTACTCGAATCATGCGGGTCGCCTGGTGCTTGGAGGTGGCAACGGTAGACCGTCCGACTTCCTTTGCTATCCCCTGGAGAGCATCAAGGAGTTTGAGCAGATCTCCGAGGCCTGGAAGCGATTGCTAGCCGAGCTGCTCAAGAAAG AGGAGGACGACTCACAGATCTTTGTAAAGTTCTTTCGTTTTCACAAGTGCTATGATCTGATACCCACCTCCGCCAAGCTGGTCGTCTTCGACACCCAACTGCTTGTGAAGAAGGCCTTCTACGCCTTGGTCTACAATGGGGTGCGAGCGGCGCCGCTATGGGATTCAGAAAAGCAACAGTTCGTGGGCATGCTGACCATCACGGACTTCATCAAGATCCTGCAGATGTACTACAAATCGCCCAATTCGTCCATGGAGCAGCTGGAAGAGCACAAACTGGACACGTGGCGAA GTGTGCTGCACAACCAGGTGATGCCTTTGGTCAGCATCGGCCCGGATGCCTCCCTCTACGATGCCATCAAAATTCTCATCCACAGCCGCATCCATCGCCTGCCCGTCATTGATCCGGCGACCGGCAACGTCTTGTACATCCTGACCCACAAACGGATACTGAGGTTCCTCTTTCTATAC ATTAATGAATTACCAAAGCCCGCTTACATGCAAAAGAGTTTGCGAGAACTGAAGATCGGCACCTACAATAACATTGAGACAGCCGATGAGACGACGAGCATAATCACGGCACTGAAGAAGTTCGTGGAGCGACGCGTCTCGGCGCTGCCTCTGGTGGATTCCGAAGGTCGGCTCGTCGACATCTATGCTAAGTTTGATGTGATT AATCTCGCCGCCGAGAAAACCTACAACGATCTCGATGTGTCGCTGCGCAAGGCTAACGAGCATCGCAACGAGTGGTTCGAGGGGGTGCAAAAGTGCAATCTGGACGAATCGCTCTACACGATTATGGAACGGATCGTCCGCGCCGAAGTGCATCGCCTGGTGGTGGTCGACGAGCAACGCAAGGTGATTGGCATCATCTCCCTGTCGGACATCCTGCTCTACCTGGTTCTGCGGCCCAGCGGTGAGGGAGTCGGTGGCTCTGAGAGCTCTCTGCGCGCCTCTGATCCCGTCCTGCTGCGCAAGGTCGCCGAAGTGGAAGTAGAGATTCCGTCGGCCGCATCTTCGACGTCAACACCCCCGCCTCGCAGTCCGTCAGCCGGATCCGGCAACCGCAGTCTAATCGAGGACATACCCGAGGAGGAGCCAGTACCAACGTCGACGGAGCCAAGGAGCGAGGATGCCGACAGTGATAACAACAAGTCCGCCAGTGAGGATAAGGCCAATAACAATCAACATGAGCTGACGACGGCGGCGACAGCGACGGCCAATGGTGATAGCAGTAACAACAGCCCCGTGGAAGTGTCCTTCGCCGATGAGGCGCATGAAGAGGAGGGAGAAGCTGCAGACCAGGTCGAGCGCAGCCATTgtgatgatgacgatgatggTGTCCTAGCGGGGGTGGAGCGTAAACAAGCAGCCGCGGCAGCAGCCGCTGCGCGCACAtcggacgaggacgaggatggGCTAAGCAGCGCCGTATCCGCCGCATCCGCTTTGGGTCAGTCACTAGCGACGCCCGCGGCGCGAGAAATGGCGCTGGTTAGtgaataa